Proteins encoded together in one Triticum dicoccoides isolate Atlit2015 ecotype Zavitan chromosome 7B, WEW_v2.0, whole genome shotgun sequence window:
- the LOC119336823 gene encoding ABC transporter G family member 48-like isoform X1 gives MTLLLGPPSSGKSTLMRALTGKLDKSLKVSGSITYCGHAFSEFYPERTSAYVSQYDLHNAEMTVRETLDFSRRCLGIGARYDMLAELTSREREAGINPDPEIDAYMKATAVQGHETNIITDLTLKVLGLDICADNIVGDEMTRGISGGQKKRVTTGEMLTGPARALFMDEISTGLDSSSTFQIVKYVRQLVHVMNDTVMISLLQPPPETYNLFDDIILLSEGYIVYHGPRENILEFFESAGFRCPERKGVADFLQEVTSKKDQQQYWYLDQEQYRYVPVLEFAEHYKSFHVGQQMLEELKIPFEKSKTHPAALTMSKYGQSSWESFKAVMSREQLLMKRNSFIYIFKVSQLILLGLMAMTVFLRTEMPHGQISDGAKFFGALTFSLITILFNGFAELQLTIKILPTFYKQRDFLFFPPWTFGLANIILKVPVSFVEAGVWVVLTYYVMGFAPSAGRFFRQLLAFFVTHQMAMALFRFLGAILKSMVVANTFGMFVQLIIFIFGGFIIPRGDIRPWWIWAYWASPMMYSQNAISVNEFLASRWATPNNDPTIDAPTVGKAILKSRGLFTGDWGFWLSIGAVIGFTILFNILYLLALTYLSPSSRSNALVSDKENESGTNKEQMSEASVSSTMPSSIPMVSTGAKEATNKPAQSRTTLPFQPLSLSFNHINYWVDMPAEMKEQGFTESRLQLLSDISGAFRPGVLTALVGVSGAGKTTLMDVLAGRKTSGAIEGSITLSGYPKKQETFARISGYCEQIDIHSPNVTVYESILYSAWLRLSSDVDDATRKMFVEEVMTLVELDVLRNAMVGLPGVDGLSTEQRKRLTIAVELVANPSIIFMDEPTSGLDARAAAIVMRTVRNTVNTGRTVVCTIHQPSIDIFESFDELLLLKRGGRVIYAGELGRHCDKLVEYFEEIPGVAKITKGYNPATWMLEVSSTLAEAHLNINFAEIYANSVLHRKNQDLIKELGVAPPGYQDLSFPTKYSQNFYNQCVANFWKQYKSYWKNPPYNAMRYLMTLLDGVVFGTVFWQKGTKIESQQDLYNLLGATYAAVFFLGATNCFTVQPVVSIERTVFYREKAAGMYSPLSYALAQACMEIIYNILQGMLYTILIYVMIGYDWKVDKFFYFMFFVIASFNYFTLFGMMLVALTPSAMLASILVSFVLPLWNLFAGFLVVRTAIPIWWRWYYWANPVSWTIYGVVASQFGDHGGSLLVPGGSPMVVKQFLEDNLGVRHDFLGYVIIAHFAYIIAIFFVFGYSIKFLNFQKR, from the exons ATGACTCTTCTTCTTGGACCTCCTTCTTCAGGAAAGAGCACACTTATGCGAGCCCTTACAGGGAAGCTTGACAAAAGCCTCAAG GTATCTGGCAGCATCACATATTGTGGTCATGCTTTTTCCGAGTTCTACCCTGAGAGGACCAGTGCGTATGTCAGTCAGTATGATCTCCATAATGCAGAGATGACTGTAAGAGAGACATTAGATTTCTCCAGGCGATGCTTGGGTATCGGTGCCAGATATGACATGCTTGCGGAGCTCACTTCAAGGGAGCGGGAGGCAGGCATAAATCCAGATCCTGAGATCGACGCTTACATGAAAGCTACTGCAGTGCAAGGACATGAGACTAATATTATAACCGATCTTACTCTCAAG GTGCTTGGGCTTGACATTTGCGCCGATAACATCGTCGGTGATGAGATGACCAGAGGAATTTCTGGGGGGCAAAAGAAGCGTGTCACAACTG GGGAGATGTTAACAGGACCCGCAAGGGCTTTGTTCATGGATGAAATTTCCACTGGTTTGGATAGCTCTAGCACGTTTCAGATTGTAAAATATGTAAGGCAATTGGTCCATGTGATGAATGACACTGTGATGATCTCCCTTTTACAACCACCGCCAGAGACCTACAACTTGTTTGATGACATAATTCTGCTATCAGAAGGATACATAGTGTACCATGGGCCACGCGAGAACATCTTAGAATTTTTTGAATCCGCTGGTTTCCGGTGCCCGGAGAGGAAAGGAGTTGCTGACTTCCTTCAAGAGGTCACTTCCAAGAAAGACCAGCAACAATACTGGTATCTTGACCAGGAGCAGTATCGTTATGTGCCAGTTCTAGAGTTTGCTGAACATTACAAGTCATTCCATGTAGGCCAGCAGATGCTGGAGGAGCTGAAGATTCCTTTTGAAAAATCCAAAACCCATCCTGCCGCGTTGACCATGTCGAAGTATGGGCAATCCAGCTGGGAGTCATTCAAGGCAGTGATGTCGAGAGAACAACTATTGATGAAGCGCAACTCCTTCATCTACATCTTCAAGGTCAGCCAGTTGATCCTCCTTGGGCTCATGGCCATGACTGTATTCCTCAGAACAGAGATGCCCCATGGACAGATTTCCGATGGTGCTAAATTCTTTGGAGCTCTGACTTTCAGTTTAATCACCATTTTGTTTAATGGGTTTGCTGAGCTACAACTGACCATTAAGATCCTTCCTACATTCTACAAACAAAGAGATTTCTTGTTCTTCCCCCCATGGACCTTCGGACTGGCAAACATCATCTTAAAAGTTCCTGTTTCATTTGTGGAGGCTGGGGTATGGGTTGTCCTCACGTACTATGTGATGGGCTTTGCACCTTCTGCAGGAAG GTTCTTCCGCCAACTTTTAGCTTTCTTCGTTACTCACCAAATGGCAATGGCTTTGTTCCGATTTCTTGGTGCTATTTTGAAATCAATGGTTGTTGCCAACACTTTTGGGATGTTTGTTCAacttattattttcatatttggaggATTTATCATCCCTAGAG GTGACATCAGACCATGGTGGATCTGGGCTTACTGGGCATCTCCTATGATGTATAGCCAGAATGCAATATCGGTCAATGAATTCCTTGCCAGTAGGTGGGCCACT CCAAACAATGATCCTACTATTGATGCACCAACGGTAGGAAAGGCTATTCTTAAATCCAGAGGCTTGTTTACTGGAGACTGGGGCTTTTGGCTTTCCATTGGAGCCGTTATAGGATTCACTATTTTGTTCAACATTTTGTACCTTCTGGCCCTAACATACTTGAGCc CTAGCAGTAGATCAAACGCACTAGTTTCAGATAAGGAGAATGAGAGTGGCACAAACAAAGAGCAAATGTCAGAAGCCAGTGTGTCATCTACTATGCCATCTTCAATACCTATGG TTTCTACAGGTGCTAAGGAAGCCACAAATAAGCCAGCTCAGTCACGAACTACCTTGCCTTTCCAGCCTCTTTCACTTTCTTTCAACCATATAAACTATTGGGTGGACATGCCTGCA GAAATGAAGGAACAAGGATTCACAGAAAGTCGTCTCCAGTTGCTCTCTGATATCAGTGGTGCATTTAGGCCAGGAGTTCTGACTGCACTAGTTGGTGTGAGTGGAGCTGGGAAGACCACTCTAATGGATGTCCTGGCAGGAAGGAAAACCAGTGGAGCTATTGAAGGAAGTATCACCCTCTCCGGTTACCCTAAAAAGCAAGAAACTTTTGCCCGCATTAGTGGCTATTGTGAACAGATTGATATCCATTCACCAAATGTTACAGTATATGAATCCATTCTGTACTCTGCCTGGCTGCGTCTTTCCTCAGATGTTGATGACGCTACGAGAAAG ATGTTTGTGGAGGAAGTCATGACCCTTGTAGAACTTGATGTGCTGCGTAATGCTATGGTTGGTCTCCCTGGAGTTGACGGGTTATCGACTGAACAAAGAAAGAGACTGACAATTGCTGTGGAGCTAGTAGCAAATCCTTCAATTATATTTATGGATGAGCCAACTTCTGGTCTTGATGCTAGAGCTGCAGCAATTGTCATGAGGACAGTGAGAAATACAGTCAATACTGGGCGTACCGTTGTTTGCACGATCCATCAACCAAGCATTGatatatttgagtcttttgatgag CTTCTGCTTTTGAAAAGAGGAGGGCGGGTTATTTATGCTGGTGAACTTGGTCGTCACTGTGATAAACTAGTTGAATATTTCGAG GAAATTCCAGGTGTGGCTAAGATCACAAAAGGATATAATCCTGCAACATGGATGCTGGAAGTTAGCTCCACTTTAGCTGAAGCTCACTTGAACATAAATTTTGCGGAAATTTATGCTAATTCCGTTCTTCATAG gaaaaaccaagacctTATTAAGGAATTGGGCGTTGCCCCTCCAGGCTATCAGGATCTCTCATTTCCTACAAAGTATTCTCAAAATTTCTACAACCAATGTGTTGCAAACTTCTGGAAGCAATACAAATCTTATTGGAAGAATCCACCCTACAATGCCATGCGCTATCTTATGACGTTGCTCGATGGTGTTGTATTTGGTACTGTGTTTTGGCAAAAAGGAACAAAAAT AGAATCGCAACAAGACTTGTACAATCTACTTGGTGCCACTTATGCTGCTGTCTTCTTCCTTGGGGCTACCAATTGCTTCACCGTTCAGCCTGTTGTGTCAATTGAGAGAACAGTTTTCTACCGTGAAAAGGCGGCAGGGATGTACTCTCCATTATCCTATGCATTAGCTCAG GCATGCATGGAGATCATCTACAACATCCTCCAAGGGATGTTATACACAATCCTCATCTATGTGATGATTGGATATGACTGGAAAGTTGACAAGTTCTTCTATTTCATGTTCTTCGTTATTGCAAGCTTCAACTACTTCACATTGTTCGGCATGATGTTGGTAGCATTGACTCCATCTGCAATGCTTGCAAGCATACTCGTATCCTTTGTACTCCCTCTCTGGAACCTGTTTGCTGGGTTCCTCGTTGTCAGAACA GCGATACCGATTTGGTGGAGGTGGTACTACTGGGCCAACCCAGTGTCTTGGACCATCTATGGTGTTGTTGCATCGCAGTTTGGTGACCATGGCGGTTCTCTGCTAGTCCCCGGTGGGAGCCCTATGGTGGTGAAGCAATTTTTGGAGGATAATTTGGGCGTGCGGCATGATTTCCTTGGCTATGTTATCATAGCCCACTTTGCCTACATCATTGCCATCTTCTTCGTCTTCGGCTATTCCATCAAGTTCTTAAACTTTCAAAAACGTTAG
- the LOC119340098 gene encoding 17.4 kDa class I heat shock protein-like, which translates to MSLMPWFGGGRGGMDPFSSDLWDPFGSPWPLDGGRREGGSRDDATAMARTNVDWHENDKEHIFSAEIPGVRKEDVKVEVEDGNVLKISGEKTREEEHKGDAWNRVERSFGSFMRRFRLPENAKADGIRCTMQDGVLRVVVPKDEEAQKQRNVRSIDIA; encoded by the exons ATGTCGCTCATGCCTTGGTTCGGCGGTGGCCGGGGAGGGATGGACCCCTTCTCCTCCGACCTCTGGGACCCCTTCGGCTCTCCTTGGCCCTTGGACGGCGGCCGCCGCGAAGGCGGCAGCCGTGACGACGCGACCGCCATGGCTCGCACCAACGTCGACTGGCACGAGAACGACAAGGAGCACATCTTCTCCGCGGAGATCCCCG GGGTGCGGAAGGAGGACGTGaaggtggaggtggaggacggcAACGTGCTCAAGATCAGCGGGGAGAAGACGCGGGAGGAGGAGCACAAGGGCGACGCCTGGAACCGCGTGGAGCGCAGCTTCGGGTCCTTCATGCGCCGGTTCCGCCTGCCGGAGAACGCCAAGGCGGACGGCATCCGGTGCACCATGCAGGACGGCGTGCTCAGGGTCGTCGTGCCCAAGGACGAAGAGGCCCAGAAGCAGCGCAACGTCCGCTCCATCGACATCGCCTAA
- the LOC119336823 gene encoding ABC transporter G family member 48-like isoform X2 — protein sequence MTVRETLDFSRRCLGIGARYDMLAELTSREREAGINPDPEIDAYMKATAVQGHETNIITDLTLKVLGLDICADNIVGDEMTRGISGGQKKRVTTGEMLTGPARALFMDEISTGLDSSSTFQIVKYVRQLVHVMNDTVMISLLQPPPETYNLFDDIILLSEGYIVYHGPRENILEFFESAGFRCPERKGVADFLQEVTSKKDQQQYWYLDQEQYRYVPVLEFAEHYKSFHVGQQMLEELKIPFEKSKTHPAALTMSKYGQSSWESFKAVMSREQLLMKRNSFIYIFKVSQLILLGLMAMTVFLRTEMPHGQISDGAKFFGALTFSLITILFNGFAELQLTIKILPTFYKQRDFLFFPPWTFGLANIILKVPVSFVEAGVWVVLTYYVMGFAPSAGRFFRQLLAFFVTHQMAMALFRFLGAILKSMVVANTFGMFVQLIIFIFGGFIIPRGDIRPWWIWAYWASPMMYSQNAISVNEFLASRWATPNNDPTIDAPTVGKAILKSRGLFTGDWGFWLSIGAVIGFTILFNILYLLALTYLSPSSRSNALVSDKENESGTNKEQMSEASVSSTMPSSIPMVSTGAKEATNKPAQSRTTLPFQPLSLSFNHINYWVDMPAEMKEQGFTESRLQLLSDISGAFRPGVLTALVGVSGAGKTTLMDVLAGRKTSGAIEGSITLSGYPKKQETFARISGYCEQIDIHSPNVTVYESILYSAWLRLSSDVDDATRKMFVEEVMTLVELDVLRNAMVGLPGVDGLSTEQRKRLTIAVELVANPSIIFMDEPTSGLDARAAAIVMRTVRNTVNTGRTVVCTIHQPSIDIFESFDELLLLKRGGRVIYAGELGRHCDKLVEYFEEIPGVAKITKGYNPATWMLEVSSTLAEAHLNINFAEIYANSVLHRKNQDLIKELGVAPPGYQDLSFPTKYSQNFYNQCVANFWKQYKSYWKNPPYNAMRYLMTLLDGVVFGTVFWQKGTKIESQQDLYNLLGATYAAVFFLGATNCFTVQPVVSIERTVFYREKAAGMYSPLSYALAQACMEIIYNILQGMLYTILIYVMIGYDWKVDKFFYFMFFVIASFNYFTLFGMMLVALTPSAMLASILVSFVLPLWNLFAGFLVVRTAIPIWWRWYYWANPVSWTIYGVVASQFGDHGGSLLVPGGSPMVVKQFLEDNLGVRHDFLGYVIIAHFAYIIAIFFVFGYSIKFLNFQKR from the exons ATGACTGTAAGAGAGACATTAGATTTCTCCAGGCGATGCTTGGGTATCGGTGCCAGATATGACATGCTTGCGGAGCTCACTTCAAGGGAGCGGGAGGCAGGCATAAATCCAGATCCTGAGATCGACGCTTACATGAAAGCTACTGCAGTGCAAGGACATGAGACTAATATTATAACCGATCTTACTCTCAAG GTGCTTGGGCTTGACATTTGCGCCGATAACATCGTCGGTGATGAGATGACCAGAGGAATTTCTGGGGGGCAAAAGAAGCGTGTCACAACTG GGGAGATGTTAACAGGACCCGCAAGGGCTTTGTTCATGGATGAAATTTCCACTGGTTTGGATAGCTCTAGCACGTTTCAGATTGTAAAATATGTAAGGCAATTGGTCCATGTGATGAATGACACTGTGATGATCTCCCTTTTACAACCACCGCCAGAGACCTACAACTTGTTTGATGACATAATTCTGCTATCAGAAGGATACATAGTGTACCATGGGCCACGCGAGAACATCTTAGAATTTTTTGAATCCGCTGGTTTCCGGTGCCCGGAGAGGAAAGGAGTTGCTGACTTCCTTCAAGAGGTCACTTCCAAGAAAGACCAGCAACAATACTGGTATCTTGACCAGGAGCAGTATCGTTATGTGCCAGTTCTAGAGTTTGCTGAACATTACAAGTCATTCCATGTAGGCCAGCAGATGCTGGAGGAGCTGAAGATTCCTTTTGAAAAATCCAAAACCCATCCTGCCGCGTTGACCATGTCGAAGTATGGGCAATCCAGCTGGGAGTCATTCAAGGCAGTGATGTCGAGAGAACAACTATTGATGAAGCGCAACTCCTTCATCTACATCTTCAAGGTCAGCCAGTTGATCCTCCTTGGGCTCATGGCCATGACTGTATTCCTCAGAACAGAGATGCCCCATGGACAGATTTCCGATGGTGCTAAATTCTTTGGAGCTCTGACTTTCAGTTTAATCACCATTTTGTTTAATGGGTTTGCTGAGCTACAACTGACCATTAAGATCCTTCCTACATTCTACAAACAAAGAGATTTCTTGTTCTTCCCCCCATGGACCTTCGGACTGGCAAACATCATCTTAAAAGTTCCTGTTTCATTTGTGGAGGCTGGGGTATGGGTTGTCCTCACGTACTATGTGATGGGCTTTGCACCTTCTGCAGGAAG GTTCTTCCGCCAACTTTTAGCTTTCTTCGTTACTCACCAAATGGCAATGGCTTTGTTCCGATTTCTTGGTGCTATTTTGAAATCAATGGTTGTTGCCAACACTTTTGGGATGTTTGTTCAacttattattttcatatttggaggATTTATCATCCCTAGAG GTGACATCAGACCATGGTGGATCTGGGCTTACTGGGCATCTCCTATGATGTATAGCCAGAATGCAATATCGGTCAATGAATTCCTTGCCAGTAGGTGGGCCACT CCAAACAATGATCCTACTATTGATGCACCAACGGTAGGAAAGGCTATTCTTAAATCCAGAGGCTTGTTTACTGGAGACTGGGGCTTTTGGCTTTCCATTGGAGCCGTTATAGGATTCACTATTTTGTTCAACATTTTGTACCTTCTGGCCCTAACATACTTGAGCc CTAGCAGTAGATCAAACGCACTAGTTTCAGATAAGGAGAATGAGAGTGGCACAAACAAAGAGCAAATGTCAGAAGCCAGTGTGTCATCTACTATGCCATCTTCAATACCTATGG TTTCTACAGGTGCTAAGGAAGCCACAAATAAGCCAGCTCAGTCACGAACTACCTTGCCTTTCCAGCCTCTTTCACTTTCTTTCAACCATATAAACTATTGGGTGGACATGCCTGCA GAAATGAAGGAACAAGGATTCACAGAAAGTCGTCTCCAGTTGCTCTCTGATATCAGTGGTGCATTTAGGCCAGGAGTTCTGACTGCACTAGTTGGTGTGAGTGGAGCTGGGAAGACCACTCTAATGGATGTCCTGGCAGGAAGGAAAACCAGTGGAGCTATTGAAGGAAGTATCACCCTCTCCGGTTACCCTAAAAAGCAAGAAACTTTTGCCCGCATTAGTGGCTATTGTGAACAGATTGATATCCATTCACCAAATGTTACAGTATATGAATCCATTCTGTACTCTGCCTGGCTGCGTCTTTCCTCAGATGTTGATGACGCTACGAGAAAG ATGTTTGTGGAGGAAGTCATGACCCTTGTAGAACTTGATGTGCTGCGTAATGCTATGGTTGGTCTCCCTGGAGTTGACGGGTTATCGACTGAACAAAGAAAGAGACTGACAATTGCTGTGGAGCTAGTAGCAAATCCTTCAATTATATTTATGGATGAGCCAACTTCTGGTCTTGATGCTAGAGCTGCAGCAATTGTCATGAGGACAGTGAGAAATACAGTCAATACTGGGCGTACCGTTGTTTGCACGATCCATCAACCAAGCATTGatatatttgagtcttttgatgag CTTCTGCTTTTGAAAAGAGGAGGGCGGGTTATTTATGCTGGTGAACTTGGTCGTCACTGTGATAAACTAGTTGAATATTTCGAG GAAATTCCAGGTGTGGCTAAGATCACAAAAGGATATAATCCTGCAACATGGATGCTGGAAGTTAGCTCCACTTTAGCTGAAGCTCACTTGAACATAAATTTTGCGGAAATTTATGCTAATTCCGTTCTTCATAG gaaaaaccaagacctTATTAAGGAATTGGGCGTTGCCCCTCCAGGCTATCAGGATCTCTCATTTCCTACAAAGTATTCTCAAAATTTCTACAACCAATGTGTTGCAAACTTCTGGAAGCAATACAAATCTTATTGGAAGAATCCACCCTACAATGCCATGCGCTATCTTATGACGTTGCTCGATGGTGTTGTATTTGGTACTGTGTTTTGGCAAAAAGGAACAAAAAT AGAATCGCAACAAGACTTGTACAATCTACTTGGTGCCACTTATGCTGCTGTCTTCTTCCTTGGGGCTACCAATTGCTTCACCGTTCAGCCTGTTGTGTCAATTGAGAGAACAGTTTTCTACCGTGAAAAGGCGGCAGGGATGTACTCTCCATTATCCTATGCATTAGCTCAG GCATGCATGGAGATCATCTACAACATCCTCCAAGGGATGTTATACACAATCCTCATCTATGTGATGATTGGATATGACTGGAAAGTTGACAAGTTCTTCTATTTCATGTTCTTCGTTATTGCAAGCTTCAACTACTTCACATTGTTCGGCATGATGTTGGTAGCATTGACTCCATCTGCAATGCTTGCAAGCATACTCGTATCCTTTGTACTCCCTCTCTGGAACCTGTTTGCTGGGTTCCTCGTTGTCAGAACA GCGATACCGATTTGGTGGAGGTGGTACTACTGGGCCAACCCAGTGTCTTGGACCATCTATGGTGTTGTTGCATCGCAGTTTGGTGACCATGGCGGTTCTCTGCTAGTCCCCGGTGGGAGCCCTATGGTGGTGAAGCAATTTTTGGAGGATAATTTGGGCGTGCGGCATGATTTCCTTGGCTATGTTATCATAGCCCACTTTGCCTACATCATTGCCATCTTCTTCGTCTTCGGCTATTCCATCAAGTTCTTAAACTTTCAAAAACGTTAG